The Acidimicrobiia bacterium genomic interval CATGGTCGGCCACTGCGCGGTGCGCCATCACGTCATGGGCGAGCGCGGTCTCGACGACCGGCCCGCGCCGGCCGAGGACGTCGCGGCAATGGCCGACGCGGTCGACGAGGCGATGGCCGCGGGCGCACTCGGCTTCTCGACGTCACGCACGTTGCTCCACCGCGTCCCCGACGGCCGCCCCGTCCCCGGCACGTGGGCCGACACCGACGAGCTCTACGCGATCGGCGACGTGCTCGGCCGCCGTGAGCGCGGCGTGTTCGAGGTCGCGCCGCGCTTCGAGCAACCGGGTCCCGACTACGCGGGCACGCGCGCCGAGGTGCACTGGATGGCGGAGATCCAGCGCCGGACCGGTCGTCCGGTCACGTTCGGTGTTGCGCAGAGCGACCTCGGACCCGAGCTCTACAAGCGCATCTACGAGTGCGTCGACGAAGAGGCTGCGGCCGGTGGCGTGCTGCGGCCCCAGACCACCGCGCGCGGCATCGGTCTCCTGTTCGGGCTGGCGAACCGCACGTTCTTCGGCGCGTCGCAGGTCTGGCGCGATCTGCAGAAGCTCGACCTCGACGCGCGGGTCGCCACGCTCGAGGACGCGTCGCGCCGCGAGCTGCTGATCGAGGAGGGCCGGCGCCACAAGCCGATCGGTCTCGACTTCCGCGGCGTCTACGTGATGCGCGGTCCCGACGCGCACTACGACTACACGGAGGCCGACAGTCTCGAGCACCACGCGCGCGTCGCGGGCGAGGACGTCGTGGAGGCCTTCGTGCGCATCTCGCGCGAGACGCGCGGCCGCGCGCTGTTCAGCTTCCCGTTCCTCAACCAGCAGATGACCGCGGTCGAGGAGATGCTGGCGCACCCCCAGACCGCGATCGGGCTCGCCGACTCCGGCGCGCACGTCGGGCTCATCATGGACGCGGGCCTGCCGACGTGGTTCCTCTCCTACTGGGTGCGCGACCGCGAGCGGTTCACGCTCGAGGACGCGGTACGGCGCATGACGTCCGACACCGCGTCGATCTTCGGTGTCGCCGATCGCGGCGCGCTCACGCCCGGTGCGTTCGCCGACGTGAACCTCATCGAGCTCGACGCGCTCGCGCTCCCGCTGCCCGAGTACGTGCACGACTTCCCCGCGGGCGCGGGCCGCTACATCCAGCGCGGTCGCGGCTACGAGGCGACGGTCGTGAACGGCGAGGTGTTCATGGAGGGCGGCGAGCACACCGGTGCGCTCACGGGTGTGACGCTGCGCAGCGGCCCCGACGTCCGTTAGGTATTACCGCGCGTCGCCGGCGTGGCGAACGCGGATCACCGGGTCGCCGAACGGCTCGTCGCGCGCCTGCACCGCGGCCGCCATGCCTTCCTCACGCGCGACCCGGCCGAACTCGCGCATCGAGCGCGCTTGATGGCCGCGCACGTCGATCTCCGCGGCGAGCCGTTGCATCGTGCGCGCGCCCATGAGCTCCAGCGCGAGGTTGACCTGGCGCTTGTTTGCCGCGAGCAGGTGATGATCCGTGAGCGCGATGCGGCGCGCGAGCGCGAGTGCCTCGTCGGCGAGCTCGGCGGCCGGTACAGCATCGAGCACGAGCCCGAGGCGCGCCGCGTCGGCGCCGGTGAGCAGATCGCCGGTGAGCAGCATGCGCTTCGCCCACTGCGGGCCGAGCAGGTAGGTCCAGAGGTGATGCGGCGGGCACCCCATCGTGCGCACCGGCGGGAAGCCGAACAACGCGTCGTCGGCCGCGAGCACGAGGTCGCACGCGAGCGCGAGATCGGTACCGCCGGCGACGCAGTAACCCTGCACCTGCGCCACGACCGGCTTGTGCAGATCGAAGATCGCGAGCACGCGCCGCTGACCCTGCTCGACGCGCCAGAGGTCGTCGTCGATCGCGTTCGACGAGCCTCGGCCGTGCTCCGCGTCGACGCGATAGGGCCCGTAGTCGGAGCCCGCGAGGTCGTAGCCGGAGCAGAACGACGGGCCGTCGCCGCGCAGCAGCACGACGTGGACCCGGTTGTCGTCGTCGGCGCGGATCATCACGTCTTCGAGCTCGACGAGCATCTGCGGCGAGATCGCGTTGCGGCGCTCGGACCGGGCGAGCGTGACGATGCCGACGCGGTCGTCGCGCTCGTAGCGGATCGTGGTGAGATCGGTCATGCGGGCAGCCTCGCGCGCGGCCGCGGATAGCGTCCGTCGTCCGTGAGGACGTTCTCCGCCGCGACCGCCCGACGCATCGCGCTCGGGGCACAGGGATTCGGGCGCGCCCGTCCCGACGGCCGCGTCGACCGCCGCCACCTCCGGCGGCTCTTCGACACCGTCGGCGTCGTGCAGATCGACTCGGTGAATGTGATCGTGCGGTCGCAGGAGCTGCCGTTGTGGGCGCGCCTCGGACCGCACCGGCGGGACCTGCTCACGAACATGGTCGACGATCACGAGCTCTTCGAATACTGGGGGCACGAGGCGTCGTTCGTGCCCGTCGAGCGGCACCCGCTGCTGCGCTGGCGCATGGAGAACGCCGCGCTCGACGAGATGTGGCCCGTGCTCACGATCCTCGCCCACGAACGTCCGCAGTACATCGAGGACATCTACGCGCAGGTGCGCGACCGTGGGCCGCGCTCCGCGAACGACCTCTCCGACGGAAGCGCGAAGACGCAGCCGTGGTGGGGTTGGACCGACGCGAAGATCGCGCTCGAATACCTCTTCTTGTGCGGGCGGCTCACCGCGCGCCGGCGCGGCAACTTCGAGCGCGTGTACGACCTCACGGAACGGGTCATCCCTGCGGCGGTGCTCGCGCTGCCGACGCCGAGTGAGGACGACGCGAAGCGCGCGCTGCTCACGCTCGCGGCGCGCAGCCTCGGCATTGCGACCGCGCGCGATCTCGCGAACTACTACCGCACGGGGATCACCCGCTCGCGACCGCTGGTGCGCGACCTCGTCGAGTCCGGTGAGCTCGTGCCGGTCGCGGTCGACGGCTGGCGCGACGCCGCGTTCCTCCATCGCGACGCCGCGATCCCCCGCCGCATCGACGCCGCGAGCGTGCTCTCGCCGTTCGACTCGCTCATTTGGGCCCCACGCGACCGCACCGAGCGGCTCTTCGACTTCCGCTACCGGATCGAGCTCTATACACCGCAGACGAAGCGCGTCCACGGCTACTACGTGCTGCCGTTCCTGCTCGGCGATCGGCTCGTCGGGCGCGTCGATCTCAAGGCCGACCGGAAGGCGGGCGCGTTGCTCGCACCGGGCGTCTTCTGCGAGGAGGACGTCGAGCCCGAGTCCGTCGCCGGGCCGTTGGCGCGCGAGCTGTCGGCCCTCGCGGCCTGGCTCGGGCTCGAGCGGGTCGTCGTCGGTGAGCGGGGCGGCCTGGCCGGACCGCTCCGGAGGGTTCTCGCGCCCCGTGGTACTGCGTTATCGGCGTATCGCCGCCGAACGCAGTACCACGGGACCGGGGCGAGCGCCTGAACCGGGCGAACCGATTCGGCGCGTCGAGCGTCGTAGCTGTCGGAACCGTGGGAACGGGGGACGACATGGGGCGCCGGCACGACGAAGACGATCTCGCCGACTGGTTGGCCGCGGGCTACGCCCGTGCGTACCGGACCGCCTACCTCCTCGTGCGGGACGCGCGCGATGCCGAGGAAGCGGTGCAAGAGGCGTACCTGCGCGTGTGGCGGTTCCGCGCCTCGCTCCCGGAAGGTGCGGGCCGCGAACCCTGGCTCTACCGGGTGCTCGTGAACACCTGCTACTCGTTCCTGCGCCGTGAGGTCCCGCGCCGCGCGCGCACTGCGGGGTCGCCCTACGAGCCCGATGACTCGGACGCCCCGGCCGCGGCGGAACGGTCGCCCGAGGCCGCGGCCGAAGCCGCCGAGACGGCCGACGTCGTCGAAGCCGTGCTCGCCGACCTGCCCGAGCACCTGCGCGCGCCGGTCATCCTGCGCTACTGGACCGGACTCTCCGAGCGCGAGATCGCGACCGCGATCGCGCGCCGGCCCGGCACCGTGCGCTCCCGATTGCACGAAGCGCGGCGGCGGCTC includes:
- a CDS encoding crosslink repair DNA glycosylase YcaQ family protein, with amino-acid sequence MRTFSAATARRIALGAQGFGRARPDGRVDRRHLRRLFDTVGVVQIDSVNVIVRSQELPLWARLGPHRRDLLTNMVDDHELFEYWGHEASFVPVERHPLLRWRMENAALDEMWPVLTILAHERPQYIEDIYAQVRDRGPRSANDLSDGSAKTQPWWGWTDAKIALEYLFLCGRLTARRRGNFERVYDLTERVIPAAVLALPTPSEDDAKRALLTLAARSLGIATARDLANYYRTGITRSRPLVRDLVESGELVPVAVDGWRDAAFLHRDAAIPRRIDAASVLSPFDSLIWAPRDRTERLFDFRYRIELYTPQTKRVHGYYVLPFLLGDRLVGRVDLKADRKAGALLAPGVFCEEDVEPESVAGPLARELSALAAWLGLERVVVGERGGLAGPLRRVLAPRGTALSAYRRRTQYHGTGASA
- a CDS encoding crotonase/enoyl-CoA hydratase family protein, whose protein sequence is MTDLTTIRYERDDRVGIVTLARSERRNAISPQMLVELEDVMIRADDDNRVHVVLLRGDGPSFCSGYDLAGSDYGPYRVDAEHGRGSSNAIDDDLWRVEQGQRRVLAIFDLHKPVVAQVQGYCVAGGTDLALACDLVLAADDALFGFPPVRTMGCPPHHLWTYLLGPQWAKRMLLTGDLLTGADAARLGLVLDAVPAAELADEALALARRIALTDHHLLAANKRQVNLALELMGARTMQRLAAEIDVRGHQARSMREFGRVAREEGMAAAVQARDEPFGDPVIRVRHAGDAR
- a CDS encoding RNA polymerase sigma factor — its product is MGTGDDMGRRHDEDDLADWLAAGYARAYRTAYLLVRDARDAEEAVQEAYLRVWRFRASLPEGAGREPWLYRVLVNTCYSFLRREVPRRARTAGSPYEPDDSDAPAAAERSPEAAAEAAETADVVEAVLADLPEHLRAPVILRYWTGLSEREIATAIARRPGTVRSRLHEARRRLAMDPRLTALVTPIAEEVR
- a CDS encoding amidohydrolase family protein, which gives rise to MPHDLVIKGGTIVDGSGAERFTGDVAIDGDRIVEVGRVGGRGRRTIDADGLVVTPGFVDIHTHLDAQLSWDPVATSSCWHGVTSVVLGNCGVTFAPCRPADRAYLAELMESVEDIPAGSILAGLSWEWETYGDYLGEIDRLPKGVNVGGMVGHCAVRHHVMGERGLDDRPAPAEDVAAMADAVDEAMAAGALGFSTSRTLLHRVPDGRPVPGTWADTDELYAIGDVLGRRERGVFEVAPRFEQPGPDYAGTRAEVHWMAEIQRRTGRPVTFGVAQSDLGPELYKRIYECVDEEAAAGGVLRPQTTARGIGLLFGLANRTFFGASQVWRDLQKLDLDARVATLEDASRRELLIEEGRRHKPIGLDFRGVYVMRGPDAHYDYTEADSLEHHARVAGEDVVEAFVRISRETRGRALFSFPFLNQQMTAVEEMLAHPQTAIGLADSGAHVGLIMDAGLPTWFLSYWVRDRERFTLEDAVRRMTSDTASIFGVADRGALTPGAFADVNLIELDALALPLPEYVHDFPAGAGRYIQRGRGYEATVVNGEVFMEGGEHTGALTGVTLRSGPDVR